A window from Streptomyces sp. NBC_00335 encodes these proteins:
- a CDS encoding GntR family transcriptional regulator gives MRIPAHTVCTAIRDDIVSGVFGPGGRLTEEVLARRYGVSRVPVREALRTLESEGFVTTRRHAGACVAEPTEQEAADLLELRMLLEPLAAARAARRRSEAHLKVLRGLVRLGQERARRGQGEDLRSLGGWFHETLSQASGSPGLIALLTQMRHKVAWMYVVEAPARPVESWAEHGAIVDAVARGDAERARALTAVHVDRAAGAHRLRVRTLQPAVNTASVPH, from the coding sequence TTGCGTATTCCCGCGCACACGGTATGCACAGCGATCCGCGACGACATCGTCTCCGGAGTGTTCGGGCCCGGCGGCCGGCTGACCGAGGAGGTGCTGGCCCGCCGGTACGGAGTCTCGCGCGTCCCGGTGCGCGAGGCGCTGCGCACGCTGGAGTCCGAGGGGTTCGTGACCACCCGGCGGCACGCGGGCGCCTGCGTGGCCGAGCCGACCGAACAGGAGGCGGCCGACCTCCTGGAGCTGCGGATGCTCCTGGAGCCCCTCGCGGCCGCCCGGGCGGCCCGGCGGCGCAGCGAGGCCCACCTCAAGGTGCTGCGCGGCCTGGTCAGGCTGGGCCAGGAGCGGGCCAGGAGGGGCCAGGGCGAGGATCTGCGCTCCCTGGGCGGCTGGTTCCACGAGACGCTCTCCCAGGCCTCGGGCAGCCCCGGGCTGATCGCGCTGCTCACCCAGATGCGGCACAAGGTGGCCTGGATGTACGTGGTGGAGGCCCCGGCGCGGCCCGTGGAGTCCTGGGCGGAGCACGGCGCGATCGTGGACGCGGTGGCCCGGGGCGACGCCGAGCGGGCCCGGGCGCTGACCGCGGTGCACGTGGACAGGGCGGCGGGGGCGCACCGGCTGCGCGTGAGGACTTTGCAACCTGCCGTAAACACGGCAAGCGTTCCGCATTAA
- a CDS encoding alkaline phosphatase family protein, with amino-acid sequence MAYSAAQSWQDEPELLDLAGAPVPHYGTGSLADLLPTLVAGQGVPGFEASIAELSPADRNCVFLVDGMGWEQIKAHPDEAPYLTSLLSTSRGGTGRPITAGFPATTATSLASVGTGLPPARHGLPGYTVRNPATGELMNQLRWHPWTPPKPWQPYPTVFQRADAAGVATAQVSSPAFQTTPLTKVALSGGTFLGRMTGEERMDLAAERLAAGDRSLVYTYYSELDGAGHRHGVDSDAWRGQLMYVDRLVQRLAEQLPPRTALYVTADHGMVDVPFDEDSRIDYDDDWELGAGVALLGGEGRARHVYAVPGAEADVLTVWREVLGDRFWVASRAEALELGWFGAPGECDERVLGRIGDVIAAAQADVAITASRAEPNESALAGMHGSMTPAEQLVPLLEIRS; translated from the coding sequence ATGGCGTACTCCGCCGCGCAGAGCTGGCAGGACGAGCCCGAGCTGCTGGACCTGGCCGGCGCCCCGGTGCCGCACTACGGCACCGGCTCGCTCGCCGACCTGCTGCCCACCCTCGTGGCCGGCCAGGGCGTACCCGGCTTCGAGGCCTCGATCGCCGAGCTGAGCCCGGCCGACCGGAACTGCGTGTTCCTGGTCGACGGCATGGGCTGGGAGCAGATCAAGGCCCACCCGGACGAGGCCCCGTACCTCACTTCCCTCCTCTCCACCTCGCGCGGCGGTACCGGCCGCCCGATCACCGCGGGCTTCCCGGCGACCACCGCCACCTCGCTGGCCTCCGTCGGCACCGGCCTGCCGCCCGCGCGGCACGGCCTGCCCGGGTACACCGTGCGCAATCCCGCCACCGGCGAACTGATGAACCAGCTCCGCTGGCACCCGTGGACCCCGCCCAAGCCCTGGCAGCCGTACCCGACCGTCTTCCAGCGGGCGGACGCGGCCGGGGTGGCCACCGCGCAGGTGTCCTCGCCGGCCTTCCAGACCACCCCGCTGACGAAGGTCGCCCTGAGCGGCGGCACCTTCCTCGGCCGGATGACCGGCGAGGAGCGCATGGACCTCGCGGCCGAGCGGCTCGCGGCCGGTGACCGCTCGCTCGTCTACACGTACTACAGCGAGCTCGACGGAGCCGGCCACCGGCACGGCGTCGACTCCGACGCCTGGCGCGGCCAGCTCATGTACGTGGACCGCCTCGTCCAGCGGCTCGCCGAGCAACTGCCGCCGCGCACCGCGCTGTACGTGACCGCCGACCACGGCATGGTGGACGTCCCCTTCGACGAGGACTCCCGCATCGACTACGACGACGACTGGGAACTCGGCGCGGGCGTGGCCCTGCTGGGCGGCGAGGGCCGGGCCCGGCACGTGTACGCCGTACCGGGCGCCGAGGCCGACGTCCTCACCGTCTGGCGCGAGGTCCTCGGCGACCGCTTCTGGGTCGCGAGCCGGGCGGAAGCCCTGGAACTGGGCTGGTTCGGGGCACCGGGAGAATGCGACGAGCGGGTCCTCGGCCGCATCGGCGACGTGATCGCCGCCGCCCAGGCCGACGTGGCGATCACCGCCTCACGCGCCGAGCCCAACGAGTCGGCCCTCGCCGGCATGCACGGCTCCATGACCCCGGCCGAGCAGCTCGTCCCGCTGCTCGAAATCCGCTCCTGA
- a CDS encoding ankyrin repeat domain-containing protein — protein MPPADRDLLAAAGEGGADAVRAALAAGADIEARDEHRRTPLLLAALGDHVAAAEVLVGAGADPNAQDDRDDSPWLVTGVTGSVRMMRTLLPARPDLTRLNRFGGIALIPAAERGHVDYVRALLRETDIDVDHVNRLGWTALLEAVILGDGGRAHQEIVELLITAGATAHLPDGDGVTALEHAERRGFTQIADLLRAVR, from the coding sequence ATGCCCCCTGCCGACCGAGACCTGCTGGCCGCCGCCGGCGAAGGCGGCGCCGACGCCGTGCGCGCGGCGCTGGCCGCCGGCGCCGACATCGAGGCCCGCGACGAACACCGCCGCACCCCGCTCCTGCTCGCCGCCCTCGGTGACCACGTGGCGGCGGCCGAGGTCCTCGTCGGTGCCGGCGCCGACCCGAACGCCCAGGACGACCGCGACGACAGCCCCTGGCTGGTCACCGGTGTCACCGGCAGCGTCCGGATGATGCGTACCCTGCTCCCGGCCCGCCCCGACCTCACCCGGCTCAACCGCTTCGGCGGCATCGCCCTGATCCCCGCCGCCGAACGCGGCCACGTCGACTACGTGCGGGCCCTGCTCCGGGAAACCGACATCGACGTCGACCACGTCAACCGGCTCGGCTGGACCGCACTGCTCGAAGCCGTCATCCTCGGCGACGGCGGCCGCGCCCATCAGGAGATCGTGGAACTGCTCATCACCGCCGGCGCCACGGCGCACCTTCCGGACGGCGACGGCGTGACCGCGCTCGAACACGCGGAACGCCGCGGCTTCACACAGATCGCCGACCTGCTCAGGGCCGTACGGTAG
- a CDS encoding bifunctional acetate--CoA ligase family protein/GNAT family N-acetyltransferase, giving the protein MTTESDPSYPDHWEADVVLRDGGTARIRPITTDDAGRLVSFYEQVSDESKYYRFFAPYPRLSDRDVHRFTHHDYVDRVGLAATIGGEFIATVRYDRIGADGRSATGPSDEAEVAFLVQDAHQGRGVASALLEHIGAVARERGIRRFAAEVLPANSKMIKVFTDAGYQQKRSFEDGSVHLTLDLEPTAESLAVQRAREQRAEARSVQRLLSPGSVAVIGVSRSLAGVGAAALRNLRDSGFHGHLYAVNEAVTRDLLDGVRAYPTLGAVGAPVDLAVIAVPADRVPDAVAACGEHGVQGLVVLSAGYGESGPEGLARQRELVRQVRSYGMRLIGPNAFGVINTAPEVELNASLAPAPAPARGRVGLFTQSGAIGIALLSGLLRRGEGLSSFISAGNRADVSGNDILQYWYDDEATDVALMYLETLGNPRKFTRLARRTAAVKPVVVARGGRHTPAGHVVPGTRLPEATVSELLRQAGVIRVDTVTELVDVGLLLASQPVPAGPRVAILGNSESLGVLTYDACLTEGLRPLPPLDLTTAASPEDFRTAVSAALASPDTDAVVVTAIPWVSEHALADDLAEALRAAAAGHPGKPVAVVHVELGALAEALSAATAPAAATALADALPATLPTPATALAASGSAPAPGSGAAPAPEPAPEPAPGGAESAAVPAPGTARIPSYPAAERAVKAVAEAVRYGQWRRGIAEVGQVPEFEDIDESGAAAQLARLLAGVGEEEVATLDDPDARELLARYGIRVFSTLPAPSADAAVRAAAVLGYPVALKTTAPHLRHRADLGGVRLDLTTEAELRRSYEELTHALGKPQELLPVVQSMVPRGVDTVIRSVIDPAAGAVLSFGLSGVASELLGDTAHRLVPATDKDAASLIRSIRTAPLLFGWRGSDPVDTPALEELLLRLSRLVDDHPEVVGVALEPVVVATEGLSVLSASVRVAHPPARGDLGPRTLPSY; this is encoded by the coding sequence ATGACGACCGAGTCCGACCCCTCGTACCCGGACCACTGGGAAGCCGACGTGGTCCTCCGTGACGGCGGAACGGCCCGGATCCGGCCCATCACCACCGACGACGCGGGCCGGCTGGTCAGCTTCTACGAGCAGGTCTCGGACGAGTCGAAGTACTACCGGTTCTTCGCTCCCTACCCCCGCCTCTCCGACCGGGACGTGCACCGCTTCACGCACCACGACTACGTGGACCGGGTCGGCCTCGCCGCGACGATCGGCGGCGAGTTCATCGCCACCGTCCGCTACGACCGGATCGGCGCCGACGGCCGCTCGGCCACCGGACCCTCCGACGAGGCCGAGGTCGCCTTCCTGGTCCAGGACGCCCACCAGGGACGCGGGGTCGCCTCCGCCCTGCTCGAACACATCGGTGCGGTGGCCCGCGAGCGCGGGATCCGCCGCTTCGCGGCCGAGGTGCTGCCGGCCAACAGCAAGATGATCAAGGTGTTCACCGACGCCGGCTACCAGCAGAAGCGCAGCTTCGAAGACGGCTCCGTCCACCTCACCCTCGACCTCGAACCGACCGCCGAGTCCCTCGCGGTCCAGCGCGCCCGCGAACAGCGCGCCGAGGCCCGATCCGTCCAGCGGCTGCTGTCACCCGGCTCGGTGGCGGTGATCGGCGTCAGCCGCTCCCTCGCGGGCGTGGGCGCGGCGGCCCTGCGCAACCTGCGCGACAGCGGCTTCCACGGCCACCTCTACGCCGTCAACGAGGCCGTCACCCGCGATCTGCTCGACGGCGTACGGGCCTACCCCACGCTCGGCGCCGTCGGCGCCCCGGTCGACCTCGCCGTCATCGCGGTCCCGGCGGACCGGGTCCCGGACGCGGTGGCGGCCTGCGGTGAACACGGGGTGCAGGGGCTGGTCGTCCTGTCCGCCGGATACGGGGAGAGCGGGCCCGAGGGCCTGGCCCGCCAGCGCGAACTGGTGCGGCAAGTGCGCTCGTACGGCATGCGGCTGATCGGTCCGAACGCCTTCGGGGTGATCAACACGGCCCCCGAGGTGGAGCTGAACGCCTCCCTGGCCCCCGCTCCGGCCCCCGCGCGGGGACGGGTCGGCCTCTTCACCCAGTCCGGGGCGATCGGCATCGCGCTGCTCTCCGGGCTGCTGCGGCGCGGGGAGGGCCTGTCCTCCTTCATCTCCGCCGGGAACCGGGCCGACGTCTCCGGAAACGACATCCTCCAGTACTGGTACGACGACGAGGCCACCGACGTCGCGCTCATGTACCTGGAGACCCTCGGCAACCCGAGGAAGTTCACCCGGCTCGCCCGGCGCACCGCGGCCGTCAAGCCCGTGGTCGTCGCCAGGGGAGGCCGGCACACCCCCGCCGGACACGTGGTCCCCGGCACCCGGCTGCCCGAGGCGACGGTCTCGGAGCTGCTGCGGCAGGCCGGCGTCATCCGGGTCGACACGGTGACCGAGCTGGTGGACGTCGGCCTGCTGCTGGCCTCACAGCCCGTACCGGCCGGGCCGCGGGTCGCCATCCTCGGCAACTCCGAATCGCTCGGGGTCCTCACCTACGACGCCTGCCTCACGGAGGGGCTGCGGCCGCTGCCGCCGCTCGACCTGACCACGGCCGCCTCGCCGGAGGACTTCCGTACCGCCGTCTCCGCGGCGCTGGCCTCGCCGGACACCGACGCCGTCGTCGTCACCGCGATCCCGTGGGTGAGCGAGCACGCGCTCGCCGACGATCTGGCCGAGGCCCTGCGGGCGGCCGCCGCAGGGCATCCGGGCAAGCCGGTCGCCGTGGTCCACGTGGAGCTGGGCGCCCTCGCGGAGGCCCTCTCGGCGGCCACGGCACCGGCCGCCGCGACGGCCCTCGCGGACGCCCTGCCCGCGACGCTGCCGACGCCCGCGACGGCCCTGGCGGCCTCCGGCTCCGCCCCGGCCCCCGGGTCCGGCGCAGCCCCCGCCCCCGAGCCGGCGCCGGAGCCGGCCCCCGGCGGCGCGGAGAGTGCGGCCGTGCCCGCCCCCGGGACCGCCCGGATCCCCAGCTACCCCGCCGCCGAGCGGGCGGTCAAGGCCGTCGCCGAAGCCGTCCGGTACGGGCAGTGGCGCCGGGGCATCGCCGAGGTCGGGCAGGTGCCCGAGTTCGAGGACATCGACGAGAGCGGGGCCGCCGCACAGCTCGCCCGCCTGCTGGCCGGCGTAGGGGAGGAGGAGGTCGCGACCCTGGACGACCCCGATGCCCGCGAGCTGCTCGCCCGGTACGGGATCCGGGTGTTCTCCACGCTCCCGGCCCCCAGCGCGGACGCCGCGGTCCGCGCCGCCGCGGTCCTCGGCTACCCCGTCGCGCTCAAGACCACCGCCCCGCACCTGCGCCACCGCGCCGACCTCGGCGGGGTCCGCCTCGACCTCACCACCGAGGCCGAACTGCGCCGCTCGTACGAGGAGCTCACCCACGCGCTGGGCAAACCGCAGGAGCTGCTCCCCGTGGTCCAGTCGATGGTCCCGCGGGGCGTCGACACCGTCATCCGCTCCGTCATCGACCCCGCCGCCGGCGCCGTCCTGTCCTTCGGGCTCTCCGGGGTCGCCTCCGAGCTGCTCGGCGACACCGCCCACCGGCTGGTTCCCGCCACCGACAAGGACGCGGCGAGCCTGATCCGCTCGATCCGCACCGCCCCGCTGCTCTTCGGCTGGCGCGGCAGCGACCCCGTGGACACCCCCGCCCTGGAGGAACTCCTCCTGCGCCTCTCCCGCCTCGTCGACGATCACCCCGAGGTGGTCGGGGTCGCCCTGGAGCCCGTCGTCGTCGCCACCGAGGGGCTGTCCGTGCTCAGCGCGAGCGTCCGCGTCGCCCACCCGCCCGCCCGCGGCGACCTCGGCCCGCGGACCCTGCCCAGCTACTGA
- a CDS encoding M23 family metallopeptidase produces MAFGSSAAGKHRGPSRMSRRTAGYAGIAALAATGVVGSLAGPAFAADQSPSIEDTGTLNTIVVADELAGDVEAQAQSQQRAAEAAAAKAQAEADARQRAAEAKAKAEAQAKAEREAAERAAREEERKRLNTFVSPLDNTYVSTQYHAGGGMWSSGSHTGIDFHAASGTEVHAVGLGTVVEAGYGGAYGNNVVIKHADGTYTQYGHMSSLSVSVGQQVTPGQKIGLSGSTGNSSGPHLHFEARTGADYGSDINPVTYLRSHGVTV; encoded by the coding sequence ATGGCGTTTGGCAGTAGTGCCGCCGGCAAGCACCGTGGCCCGAGCCGTATGAGCCGCAGGACCGCCGGCTACGCCGGCATAGCCGCCCTCGCCGCAACCGGCGTCGTCGGCTCCCTGGCCGGTCCCGCGTTCGCCGCGGACCAGTCCCCCTCCATCGAGGACACCGGCACCCTCAACACCATCGTGGTGGCCGACGAGCTCGCCGGTGACGTCGAGGCCCAGGCCCAGTCCCAGCAGCGCGCCGCCGAGGCCGCCGCCGCCAAGGCGCAGGCCGAGGCCGACGCCAGGCAGCGGGCCGCCGAAGCCAAGGCGAAGGCCGAAGCGCAGGCCAAGGCCGAGCGCGAGGCCGCCGAGCGCGCCGCCCGCGAAGAGGAGCGCAAGCGCCTCAACACCTTCGTGTCGCCGCTCGACAACACCTACGTCAGCACCCAGTACCACGCGGGTGGCGGCATGTGGTCCTCCGGCAGCCACACCGGCATCGACTTCCACGCCGCCTCCGGCACCGAGGTGCACGCCGTGGGCCTCGGCACCGTGGTCGAGGCGGGCTACGGCGGCGCGTACGGCAACAACGTCGTGATCAAGCACGCCGACGGCACGTACACCCAGTACGGCCACATGTCCTCGCTGAGCGTCTCCGTCGGCCAGCAGGTCACCCCGGGCCAGAAGATCGGCCTGTCGGGCTCCACCGGCAACTCCAGCGGCCCGCACCTGCACTTCGAGGCCCGCACCGGCGCCGACTACGGCTCGGACATCAACCCGGTCACGTACCTGCGCTCGCACGGCGTCACCGTCTGA
- a CDS encoding HPr family phosphocarrier protein encodes MAERRVNVGWAEGLHARPASIFVRATTASGVPVTIAKAGGDPVNAASMLAVLGLGAQGGEEIVLSSEADGAEAALDRLAKLVAEGLEELPETV; translated from the coding sequence ATGGCAGAGCGCCGCGTCAACGTCGGCTGGGCCGAGGGCCTGCACGCTCGTCCCGCCTCGATCTTCGTCCGCGCGACGACCGCTTCCGGCGTCCCGGTGACCATCGCGAAGGCCGGCGGCGACCCCGTCAACGCCGCCTCCATGCTGGCGGTTCTGGGCCTGGGCGCCCAGGGCGGCGAGGAGATCGTCCTCTCCTCCGAGGCCGACGGCGCCGAGGCCGCGCTGGACCGCCTCGCGAAGCTGGTCGCCGAGGGGCTCGAGGAGCTTCCCGAGACCGTCTGA
- a CDS encoding DUF5998 family protein, with product MAKSGTTTQGLRTAIERSGYYPALVAEAVEAAVGGEPISSYLVHQETTFDSNEVRRHVTVLVLTGNRFIVSHTDEQAADAGSPSPYATTSTESVKLASISSVVLSRVVANPESYTPGTLPREVVLTIGWGAVSRIDLEPAACGDANCDADHGYTGNSTADDLSLRVSEAGDGPEAVRQTLVFAQALSEATAATSTPAR from the coding sequence ATGGCGAAATCCGGTACGACGACCCAGGGGCTGCGCACGGCGATCGAGCGCAGCGGCTACTACCCGGCCCTCGTGGCCGAGGCCGTGGAGGCCGCGGTCGGCGGCGAGCCGATTTCGTCGTACCTGGTCCACCAGGAGACGACCTTCGACTCCAACGAGGTGCGCCGGCACGTCACCGTGCTGGTCCTGACCGGCAACCGCTTCATCGTCAGCCACACCGACGAGCAGGCCGCCGACGCCGGGTCCCCCTCCCCGTACGCGACCACCTCCACCGAGTCGGTCAAGCTGGCCAGCATCTCCTCCGTGGTGCTCAGCCGCGTCGTCGCCAACCCGGAGTCCTACACTCCCGGCACCCTGCCCCGCGAGGTCGTCCTGACCATCGGCTGGGGCGCGGTCTCGCGCATCGACCTGGAGCCCGCCGCCTGCGGCGACGCCAACTGCGACGCCGACCACGGCTACACCGGCAACTCCACCGCCGACGACCTCAGCCTGCGCGTCAGCGAAGCCGGCGACGGCCCCGAGGCGGTCCGCCAGACCCTGGTCTTCGCCCAGGCGCTCAGCGAAGCGACTGCGGCCACCTCCACCCCCGCCCGCTGA
- a CDS encoding thymidine kinase, with amino-acid sequence MPELVFFSGTMDCGKSTLALQIAHNRDARGLQGVIFTRDDRAGEGKLSSRLGLVTEAVEAPEGMDLYAYVVAQLTKGGKADYVIVDEAQFLAPAQIDQLARIVDDLDMDVFAFGITTDFRTKLFPGSQRLIELADRLEQLQVEALCWCGARATHNARTVGGEMVVEGEQVVVGDVNRPAGEIGYEVLCRRHHRKQMTSASAHAGALSPDVLPVNSV; translated from the coding sequence ATGCCCGAGCTGGTGTTCTTCTCCGGAACGATGGACTGCGGAAAGAGCACGCTGGCGCTCCAGATCGCCCACAACCGTGACGCGCGGGGTCTGCAGGGCGTGATCTTCACCCGTGACGACCGGGCGGGGGAGGGGAAGCTCTCCTCCCGCCTCGGCCTGGTGACGGAGGCGGTGGAGGCGCCGGAGGGCATGGACCTGTACGCGTACGTGGTCGCCCAGCTCACCAAGGGCGGCAAGGCGGACTACGTGATCGTGGACGAGGCCCAGTTCCTGGCCCCTGCCCAGATCGACCAGTTGGCGCGCATCGTGGACGACCTCGACATGGACGTCTTCGCCTTCGGCATCACGACGGACTTCCGCACGAAGCTCTTCCCCGGCTCCCAGCGCCTGATCGAGCTGGCGGACCGCCTGGAGCAGCTCCAGGTGGAGGCCTTGTGCTGGTGCGGAGCCCGCGCCACGCACAACGCCCGTACGGTGGGCGGCGAAATGGTGGTCGAGGGAGAGCAGGTCGTGGTCGGCGACGTGAACCGCCCGGCGGGGGAGATCGGGTACGAGGTCCTGTGCCGTCGCCACCACCGCAAGCAGATGACGAGCGCCTCGGCCCACGCGGGCGCCCTCTCCCCGGACGTCCTCCCGGTCAACTCGGTCTGA
- a CDS encoding sensor histidine kinase, with protein sequence MRVTFFVLVGTSMVRFVQRHTQEARAPWVIALAVVLAVLYLLGPATEAKAPPGRGGRPWPPAPRLAWLGMVVTAWAVLVLLAPSFAWVAVPLFYSVLRTLPPVAAYVLVVFLTLLVIFAQLTLAPRFNLDLVIGPAAVSALTTAVFLHMQRQAARQHALIDDLVRTRRELAATERREGTLAERQRLSMEIHDTLAQGLSSQRMLLQAADRTWDTDPAKARGHVRTAASIAELNLAEARRFVHDLAPADLAHGSGLDAALHALAERESGAGLTVRVHIDAGGHVTPLPERVQSALLRIAQGALANVREHSGATTAALTLTRLDDQVVLDVADNGHGFDPTALPEVPSGVRGHGVPAMRVRMRQLGGTLTIESAPGEGAVLTAAVPVPAP encoded by the coding sequence ATGCGCGTCACCTTCTTCGTGCTGGTCGGCACCTCGATGGTCCGCTTCGTCCAGCGCCACACCCAGGAGGCCCGTGCCCCCTGGGTGATCGCCCTCGCCGTCGTGCTCGCCGTCCTCTACCTGCTGGGCCCCGCCACGGAGGCCAAGGCGCCCCCGGGCCGTGGCGGCAGGCCGTGGCCCCCGGCACCCCGGCTGGCCTGGCTGGGGATGGTCGTCACCGCGTGGGCCGTCCTCGTCCTATTGGCGCCCAGCTTCGCGTGGGTCGCGGTCCCCCTCTTCTACTCCGTGCTGCGCACCCTGCCGCCCGTCGCCGCGTACGTCCTCGTCGTGTTCCTCACGCTCCTCGTGATCTTCGCGCAGCTGACGCTGGCCCCCCGCTTCAACCTCGACCTGGTGATCGGCCCGGCCGCCGTCTCCGCGCTCACCACCGCCGTCTTCCTCCACATGCAGCGGCAAGCGGCCCGCCAGCACGCCCTCATCGACGACCTCGTCCGCACCCGCCGCGAGCTCGCCGCCACCGAGCGCCGCGAAGGTACCCTCGCCGAACGCCAGCGGCTGTCCATGGAGATCCACGACACGCTCGCCCAGGGCCTGTCCAGCCAGCGGATGCTGCTCCAGGCCGCCGACCGGACCTGGGACACCGACCCGGCCAAGGCCCGCGGTCACGTCCGCACCGCCGCGTCCATCGCCGAGCTCAACCTCGCCGAGGCCCGCCGCTTCGTGCACGACCTCGCACCCGCCGACCTCGCGCACGGCAGTGGCCTCGACGCCGCGCTGCACGCCCTCGCCGAACGGGAGTCCGGCGCCGGACTCACGGTGCGCGTCCACATCGACGCGGGCGGGCACGTCACCCCGCTGCCGGAACGCGTGCAGTCCGCGCTGCTGCGCATCGCACAGGGCGCGCTGGCCAACGTACGGGAGCACTCCGGTGCCACCACCGCCGCGCTCACCCTCACCCGGCTCGACGATCAGGTCGTCCTCGACGTGGCCGACAACGGACACGGGTTCGACCCCACCGCCCTCCCCGAGGTCCCGTCCGGCGTGCGCGGACACGGCGTCCCGGCGATGCGCGTCCGGATGCGCCAGCTCGGCGGGACCCTGACCATCGAGTCGGCGCCCGGAGAGGGCGCCGTCCTGACCGCCGCCGTCCCGGTCCCCGCCCCCTGA
- a CDS encoding GlcG/HbpS family heme-binding protein produces the protein MQQVKKVSQRTRAITGGALVAALALGGFGAYAASAAPAAQAPAAQADAKADAKNKNLTQSTHLTIDAATRAAQTALDAAKKENQRVTVAVVDRNGNTIVTLRGDGAGPQSYDAAQRKAYTAVSWNSPTSVLAGRLAQTPTLKDIPGTLFLGGGAPVTAKNAPIAGIGVAGAPSGDLDEKFAQAGVAALNK, from the coding sequence ATGCAGCAGGTCAAGAAGGTCTCCCAGCGCACCCGTGCGATCACCGGCGGCGCCCTGGTCGCCGCCCTCGCCCTCGGCGGCTTCGGCGCCTACGCCGCCAGCGCCGCCCCGGCCGCCCAGGCCCCGGCCGCCCAGGCCGATGCGAAGGCGGATGCCAAGAACAAGAACCTGACCCAGTCGACCCACCTGACCATCGACGCCGCCACGAGGGCCGCGCAGACGGCGCTCGACGCCGCGAAGAAGGAGAACCAGCGCGTCACCGTCGCGGTGGTGGACCGCAACGGCAACACCATCGTCACGCTGCGCGGCGACGGCGCCGGCCCGCAGTCCTACGACGCCGCCCAGCGCAAGGCCTACACCGCCGTGTCCTGGAACTCCCCCACCTCGGTGCTCGCCGGCCGCCTCGCCCAGACGCCGACCCTGAAGGACATCCCCGGCACCCTCTTCCTCGGCGGTGGCGCCCCGGTCACCGCGAAGAACGCCCCGATCGCGGGCATCGGTGTCGCGGGCGCGCCCTCCGGCGACCTGGACGAGAAGTTCGCCCAGGCCGGTGTCGCCGCGCTGAACAAGTAG